DNA sequence from the Armigeres subalbatus isolate Guangzhou_Male chromosome 1, GZ_Asu_2, whole genome shotgun sequence genome:
ttacatcagactgaagagggttAAGCaaagcggattggactagtcaatATCACGTTGAAAACAAAGTATATGATAAGAAAAGGCTCAACAGCGAACAATGCTAGCCACCcatcacgagtttgtatcggtggtgatgacATCGTGGTGGCTAATGAGTTAATGTACTAAGGCTCACTGGTGGATGCAAACACGATTTCAAAGTGTTATGGTTGCACTAAAGGGGTAGCGCTAATGGGAAAGGAGTTATCAAGTACAACACACAACGATCAGATTGTTTAAGATGAGTATTGCATGGGAAGGGAATAAAGGTAAGAAATATATTTGTATGCCTgttattggcgctttgatgttgcatgaagaagaagaagcagaaagatgataatcgagaaaatctccacgggaaaccatacgaagaagtttttaaaactcttctcaaaaattctaaaagcaatttaattaaaaacggtaagcagtacagggttggacttttcttatactgtgttttaagtgtaatattacatcataaaatttcgaatagatatacagagaatcgaactcgccatctccggattggcaatcctatgcctttgctcgcaaggctactggagacgtGATTACCCATGGAGTCTCAATTACTGTGATGACTTGCCGGGCACAAATCCGAAAAAATAGACTGATAAACTATGATGGGAATATAGCTATGACAGCACTAAAGAATATAATAGCAAATAAGTTGGAATAAGCAGTCTGGCACTGggtaagtgatgaacttctcatacactgaaaaaatcactataatgaagaataaaaaaagtctGGTTAGTAAGAGTTAATAAGGAGCAGAGAATATTGCTTAATCTTCATACACTTATGAGACAACATTgaacttttgaatttattcaattaatttgatcaaattcgATTTTCACGACAACATTTGAAGGAACCACGATTTTTGCGACTCGAAGAGCAAATCCGTGACAAATCTGCGAATAACATAATAAAAAAACCTACATGACATTGACGATGGTTAAAAGAAAACAAGAGTTTTGATAGATCCTAATGAACTCTGCATTTATTGGATTATGTTATATTCCGTTAAAACAATGAATGAATCTGTACTTTGGCCTGTTGGTCATACTGTTGTTAAAGTAATAAGTGGTCACAACTAAACCATCAACAACCGACGTGAACAAGATAACGGCTTCAACGACAACCAAAGCATGAACAAAGAAAAGTATAATCTCAtgtaagaagaagaaataaaacgGTAGGAATTCATTTGTTACTTACCATTTTTGGACGAATGATAttcgttttttaatttttatcttgGTCAACACATCATGATAAGGCTAAATTTTCGACTTATCTAGCTCTGTAAACTTGCCCGAAACAACAGTGTCAAGATGACATCGTTTTCGCTTGGTGTAGCACTGCTGTGCATCGTCGCTTTCGCATTAATCCACTACGTCTTCGGCTACTGGAAGCGCCGAGGAATTCGACAGCTTACACCGTACTTCCCGTTTGGCAACTTCACGGATGTCTTCTTCGGCAAGGCATCCTTCCCGAAAGTTTGCGAAAACATTTACGAACGCACCAAGCAATGGCCGCTGCTTGGAGGCTATTTCCTACTGCGACCGATACTGTTGGTCAACGACCCGCAGCTAGCCAAAGACATCATGGTGCGGGACTTTCAGCACTTTCACGATCGCGGACCGCACGTGGATGAAGTCAACGACCCCTTGAGTGGGCATCTGTTTGCACTAGCCGGCGAGAAGTGGAAGCACCTTCGGGCCAAGCTGACTCCGACCTTCACCAGCGGTCGACTGAAGGGCATGTTCCAAACACTGGTCGACTCGGGCGTGGTCCTGCAGGACTACATCCAGAAGTACGCGGAGGGCGGAGACGTTGTTGAGATTAGGGAAATTCTGGCACGCTACAACACAGATAACATTGCGTCGGTGGCATTTGGTATAAAAATAGATTCGATCAACAATCCCGACGAACCCTTCAGACATGTTGGTCGTAAGGTATGTAATCAAGTGATAAGATGAAGTCGTTATCTGTTATCTATTCCGGTTATCATATTTTCAGGTATTCGAACCAAACTTCCGAAACAATATGCGCGGCATAATAACGTTTATGGTGCCGAAGCTCGGCGAGTACCTCAAAATAAAAACCGTTGATGACGACGTGGAAGAATTCATTTTACGCATTGTTCGAGAAACACTGGAACACCGTGAAAAGAATGGGATCATTCGCAAAGATATGATGCAATTGCTACTGCAGCTACGCAATACTGGATCCGTATCTTATGATGAACGTTGGGATGTGGAAACATCCACCAAGTTCAAGAGTTTTACATTGAAGGAAGTGGCGGCTCAAGCGCACGTATTCTTCTTGGCCGGATTCGAAACATCCTCGACGACCATGTCCTTCTGTCTGTACGAACTGTCCAAGAATCCAGACACCCAACGCAAGGTTCAAGCGGAAATAGACACCGTGATGGCACGGCACGGCGGCAAACTGACCTATGACAGCATCAATGAGATGCACTATCTTGAATGTTGCATAGACGAAACACTTCGCAAATATCCACCGGTTGCCGTGTTGAACCGCGAGTGCACAAAAGAATACAAAATTCCCAACTCGGACATCACCATCGAAAAGGGAACGGCTGTTGTACTTCAGGTAACCGGAATGCAGCACGATCCGCAGTACTATCCGGACCCGATGCAATTTAAACCGGAACGGTTCGAGGATCCGGAAGTGAAGAACAAACCTTATTTCCCGTTCGGCGACGGGCCGAGGATTTGCATCGGAATGCGAATGGGTAAAGTGCAGACCAAGGTGGGACTGTCGTTGCTGCTGTCGAAGTTTAACTTCGATATCTTTGGCCACCAGGAACCGGAACTGGTGATGGATCCGAACAATTTCATTCCGACGCCGATCGATGGGATTAATTTGAAGGTTAGCGTTCGTGGATAGAAGTTATTGTTAAGCTGGTTTCGAATGGTAGTTAAGGCTTTTTAGAATAAACTGATGAAAATTATTTGACCAATATGTGTTTAATTGTTGCGGGAGCTTGATGACCACCACAaggtttcttgaaaaaaatattcaattttttcagTAATTACAATTGATCCAATACCTTATCATATGTTTcccaattttactcaatttccgtcaaaagcaggattactcaaaactatgagtagtcccgcttttgacggaaattgagtaaagttGCGTGGGAAAAAAGAggcggcaatacaattttactaaGAAGATGACAGATAGAGTGTGGGCGacagcgatgccagattgcttcaacatcaattccgtagactcgctcaaaaattttggctgtcgCTATTGCcgttt
Encoded proteins:
- the LOC134213306 gene encoding probable cytochrome P450 6d5, giving the protein MTSFSLGVALLCIVAFALIHYVFGYWKRRGIRQLTPYFPFGNFTDVFFGKASFPKVCENIYERTKQWPLLGGYFLLRPILLVNDPQLAKDIMVRDFQHFHDRGPHVDEVNDPLSGHLFALAGEKWKHLRAKLTPTFTSGRLKGMFQTLVDSGVVLQDYIQKYAEGGDVVEIREILARYNTDNIASVAFGIKIDSINNPDEPFRHVGRKVFEPNFRNNMRGIITFMVPKLGEYLKIKTVDDDVEEFILRIVRETLEHREKNGIIRKDMMQLLLQLRNTGSVSYDERWDVETSTKFKSFTLKEVAAQAHVFFLAGFETSSTTMSFCLYELSKNPDTQRKVQAEIDTVMARHGGKLTYDSINEMHYLECCIDETLRKYPPVAVLNRECTKEYKIPNSDITIEKGTAVVLQVTGMQHDPQYYPDPMQFKPERFEDPEVKNKPYFPFGDGPRICIGMRMGKVQTKVGLSLLLSKFNFDIFGHQEPELVMDPNNFIPTPIDGINLKVSVRG